Proteins from a genomic interval of Rhipicephalus microplus isolate Deutch F79 chromosome 6, USDA_Rmic, whole genome shotgun sequence:
- the LOC119166727 gene encoding leucine repeat adapter protein 25-like — protein MDALRDLPPLPKSLSGLINFNSTQWREVERVHLMRTMIQQDLSRAAPVVPARSSSASRASASRQRSPQAESLHGSLGNSRVAGGSGKDAHNTWSGRSSRLDAQLAVLRKEMVGLRQMDMSLLCQLWSLNESIQEYKQALQDRSPSWDPSQEELLSQLNGASPASIAAFDLAPIPPPTVRHQRSSSEGSTPRRYDARHQPRNLMAVPERTLAIDSSSGSSGEYDDVL, from the exons ATGGATGCATTGAGAGACTTGCCACCACTCCCCAAAAGCCTGAGTGGGCTCATCAACTTCAACAGCACCCAGTGGCGTGAAGTAGAGCGTGTCCACCTCATGCGCACCATGATTCAGCAGGATCTGAGTAGGGCGGCCCCCGTCGTGCCGGCGCGTAGTAGCAGCGCCAGCCGAGCCTCGGCGTCTCGACAAAGATCGCCGCAGGCTGAGTCGTTGCACGGGTCGCTCGGCAACAGCCGTGTCGCTGGTGGCTCTGGCAAGGATGCGCACAACACGTGGTCGGGCCGTTCTTCAAGACTCGACGCGCAGCTCGCAGTTCTTCGAAAAGAGATG GTGGGACTTCGTCAGATGGACATGTCCCTGCTGTGCCAGCTGTGGTCACTCAACGAATCTATCCAGGAGTACAAGCAGGCGCTGCAAGACAGGTCACCGTCTTGGGACCCCAGCCAAGAGGAATTGCTGAGTCAGCTGAACGGGGCATCTCCAGCCAGCATCGCCGCCTTCGACCTCGCCCCGATCCCACCGCCCACGGTTCGGCACCAGCGCTCGAGCAGCGAAGGCTCCACACCACGTCGCTACGACGCCCGACACCAGCCACGAAACCTCATGGCCGTTCCGGAGAGGACGCTAGCCATCGACAGCTCGTCCGGCTCTAGCGGCGAGTACGACGACGTTCTATGA